In Candidatus Eisenbacteria bacterium, one DNA window encodes the following:
- a CDS encoding LytR C-terminal domain-containing protein, whose translation MARKTSGESRALDVSIGILLLLIAAFAVSAVLRVGPQPTGKPKRPIRIELLNGSGRPGLAGELASYLRDGGFDVLEV comes from the coding sequence GTGGCGAGGAAGACTAGCGGCGAGTCCAGGGCGCTCGACGTCTCGATCGGAATCCTGCTTCTTCTGATCGCGGCGTTCGCGGTCTCGGCCGTGCTCCGCGTGGGCCCGCAGCCGACCGGAAAGCCGAAGCGGCCGATCCGGATCGAGCTCCTGAACGGGAGCGGACGTCCCGGCCTCGCGGGGGAGCTGGCGTCGTACCTGCGGGACGGAGGGTTCGACGTCCTCGAGGTGA
- a CDS encoding HIT domain-containing protein → MAYIEKPRRKSEGREPCLFCGLAKARPGVKNLLLAVSPRALVMLNLYPYNVGHVMVAPRTHVGSLSGLKPEDQIELGAWLGRVESALRRAYKPHGFNVGMNLGRTAGAGVLGHVHWHVVPRWNGDTNFMPVTATTKVLPEPLDRTYRRIAEALGE, encoded by the coding sequence ATGGCCTACATCGAGAAGCCGCGGCGCAAGTCGGAAGGCCGGGAGCCGTGCCTCTTCTGCGGTCTCGCGAAGGCGAGACCCGGCGTGAAGAATCTCCTCCTCGCGGTCTCTCCCCGGGCGCTCGTGATGCTGAACCTGTATCCCTACAACGTGGGGCACGTGATGGTCGCTCCGCGAACGCACGTGGGGTCGCTGTCGGGCCTGAAGCCCGAGGATCAGATCGAGCTGGGCGCCTGGCTCGGGCGAGTGGAATCGGCCCTTCGGCGGGCCTACAAGCCTCACGGCTTCAACGTCGGAATGAACCTGGGGCGCACCGCGGGCGCGGGCGTGCTGGGCCATGTTCACTGGCACGTGGTGCCGCGATGGAACGGGGACACCAACTTCATGCCCGTGACCGCCACGACGAAGGTGTTGCCGGAGCCGCTGGACCGCACGTACCGGAGGATCGCCGAGGCTCTCGGCGAGTGA
- a CDS encoding NTP transferase domain-containing protein, translating into MNSPGPFSAIVLAAGMGKRMKSDLPKVLHEALGKPLIAHVLGQLAPLHPARVVVVVGHQETLVRNALQGRDVHFVTQSPQLGTGHAVQTAWPEIEKSPDPARETILVLAGDMPLVRTMTLRKLVERHLADRSAITFLSGELDDPTGYGRVVRDRRGDFVKIVEEKDATPAERKIAEVNSGVYTFRRDPLVQALGLLRADNVQKEYYLTDTLAIAKGRGMRVGVVQASDPRELFGVNTPEQLEMVEQTLRDWGEE; encoded by the coding sequence GTGAACAGCCCCGGACCGTTCTCCGCAATCGTTCTCGCGGCCGGCATGGGGAAGCGGATGAAGTCGGATCTCCCCAAGGTGCTCCACGAGGCGCTCGGGAAGCCGCTCATCGCCCACGTGCTGGGGCAGCTCGCGCCGCTCCATCCCGCGCGCGTGGTGGTCGTGGTGGGTCACCAGGAGACCCTCGTTCGAAACGCGCTCCAGGGGCGCGACGTCCACTTCGTGACGCAGTCGCCTCAGCTCGGAACCGGGCACGCGGTCCAGACCGCCTGGCCGGAGATCGAGAAGAGCCCCGACCCCGCGCGCGAGACGATCCTCGTCCTCGCGGGCGACATGCCGCTCGTCCGGACCATGACCCTCCGCAAGCTCGTCGAGCGCCACCTCGCGGACCGGAGCGCGATCACGTTCCTCTCGGGCGAGCTGGACGATCCGACCGGCTACGGCCGCGTGGTGCGGGACCGGCGGGGGGACTTCGTGAAGATCGTCGAGGAGAAGGACGCCACCCCCGCGGAGCGCAAGATCGCCGAGGTCAACTCCGGGGTCTACACGTTCCGCCGGGATCCCCTCGTCCAGGCCCTCGGATTGCTCCGAGCCGACAACGTCCAGAAGGAGTATTATCTGACGGATACACTGGCGATCGCGAAGGGCAGAGGGATGCGGGTCGGCGTGGTCCAGGCCTCGGACCCCCGCGAGCTCTTCGGGGTGAACACCCCCGAGCAGCTCGAGATGGTGGAGCAAACGCTCCGGGACTGGGGCGAGGAGTAG
- the panC gene encoding pantoate--beta-alanine ligase, which translates to MTAPDVMREIARRARRSGESIGFVPTMGALHEGHLSLLQRARAENRRLAASVFVNPLQFGPREDFTRYPRNDLQDARFCRGEGVDWLFMPTQSDLYPPGFSTRVTPGPLGDEWEGAVRPGHFTGVLTVVLKLLEIVRPDRLYLGQKDAQQAALITRMAEDLDLNVRVVVCPTVRERDGLALSSRNVYLSPDERTRARGLSRALRAGRGAALEGERSARAIVSETTKALRREAKPEKIDYVALVDAKTFEPLSKLDRRALLIAAVRIGRTRLLDNILLSPAKPGAPRARVTRAGSGARAGGTKPPGTRTRA; encoded by the coding sequence GTGACCGCGCCGGACGTGATGCGCGAGATCGCGCGCCGCGCGCGCCGGAGCGGAGAATCGATCGGGTTCGTTCCCACCATGGGAGCGCTCCACGAGGGACACCTGTCGCTCCTCCAGCGGGCCCGCGCCGAGAACCGCCGGCTCGCGGCGAGCGTGTTCGTGAATCCGCTCCAGTTCGGCCCGCGCGAGGACTTCACGCGGTATCCCCGGAACGACCTCCAGGACGCCCGCTTCTGCCGCGGCGAGGGGGTCGACTGGCTCTTCATGCCGACCCAGAGCGACCTCTATCCGCCCGGGTTCTCCACGCGCGTCACCCCCGGTCCGCTCGGAGACGAATGGGAAGGCGCCGTGCGGCCAGGGCACTTCACCGGCGTGCTCACGGTGGTGCTGAAGCTCCTCGAGATCGTCCGCCCGGACCGCCTCTACCTGGGCCAGAAGGACGCCCAGCAGGCGGCGCTCATCACGCGCATGGCCGAGGACCTGGATCTGAACGTGCGCGTGGTGGTCTGCCCGACCGTGCGCGAGCGGGACGGACTCGCGCTCTCCTCGCGGAACGTGTACCTGAGCCCCGACGAGCGCACGCGTGCCCGCGGCTTGAGCCGCGCGCTTCGGGCCGGCAGAGGGGCCGCGCTCGAGGGCGAGCGCTCCGCCCGTGCGATCGTGAGCGAGACGACGAAGGCGCTCCGCCGGGAGGCGAAACCGGAGAAGATCGACTACGTGGCGCTCGTCGACGCGAAGACCTTCGAGCCGCTCTCGAAGCTCGACCGCCGCGCGCTCCTCATCGCCGCGGTCCGGATCGGGCGTACGAGGCTCCTCGACAACATCCTTCTGAGTCCCGCGAAACCGGGCGCCCCGCGGGCTCGCGTCACGAGGGCCGGGAGCGGCGCGAGAGCCGGCGGCACGAAACCCCCAGGCACGAGGACGCGCGCGTGA
- the panB gene encoding 3-methyl-2-oxobutanoate hydroxymethyltransferase codes for MSTRPAGDRAAGAAGAAGSSAAPAAAGASRPKVTTRTIGEMKRRGEKITSVTAYDYPTARLADEAGVDLILVGDSLGMVVLGYDSTIPVTMAEMSHHLRAVLRAQPRALTIVDLPFASFQAGPEDAVRNSARLVKRGAEGVKLEGGRRVLAQVDAILAADIPVLGHLGLTPQSVHAFGGYRVQARGREAADALLEDALALERAGVFAIVLEGIPLELGAEVTRALSIPTIGIGAGPGCDGQVLVLHDLIGLSFGKPARFVRRYADTAGTIRTALAAFREDVRSGRYPSAAESYAAAPEPAPGASPGATPATTPEKDPCAS; via the coding sequence ATGTCGACCCGCCCCGCGGGAGACCGCGCCGCCGGCGCGGCCGGAGCCGCCGGATCCTCGGCCGCGCCTGCCGCCGCCGGCGCGAGCCGCCCCAAGGTCACCACGCGCACCATCGGCGAGATGAAGCGCCGCGGCGAGAAGATCACGTCGGTCACCGCGTACGACTACCCGACCGCGCGTCTCGCGGACGAGGCGGGCGTGGATCTCATCTTGGTCGGCGATTCCCTGGGCATGGTGGTCCTGGGTTACGACTCCACGATCCCCGTCACGATGGCCGAGATGTCGCATCACCTGCGGGCGGTGCTCCGCGCCCAGCCGAGGGCGCTCACGATCGTCGACCTCCCGTTCGCCTCGTTCCAGGCGGGCCCCGAGGACGCCGTCCGGAACAGCGCGCGCCTCGTGAAGCGCGGCGCCGAGGGCGTGAAGCTGGAGGGCGGGCGCCGCGTCCTCGCCCAGGTCGACGCGATCCTCGCCGCGGACATCCCCGTGCTCGGACACCTCGGGCTCACGCCGCAGTCGGTGCACGCCTTCGGCGGCTACCGCGTGCAGGCTCGCGGCCGTGAGGCCGCGGACGCGCTCCTCGAAGACGCGCTCGCGCTCGAGCGCGCCGGCGTGTTCGCGATCGTCCTCGAGGGCATTCCGCTCGAGCTGGGAGCCGAGGTGACGCGCGCCCTCTCGATCCCGACCATCGGCATCGGCGCGGGCCCGGGTTGCGACGGACAGGTGCTCGTGCTTCACGATCTCATCGGGCTCTCGTTCGGAAAGCCCGCCCGGTTCGTCCGGCGCTACGCCGACACCGCAGGCACGATCCGCACCGCGCTGGCCGCGTTCCGCGAGGACGTGCGCTCGGGCCGGTACCCGTCCGCCGCCGAGAGCTACGCCGCCGCCCCCGAGCCCGCTCCCGGTGCCTCTCCCGGCGCGACCCCCGCGACCACCCCCGAGAAAGACCCTTGCGCATCGTGA
- a CDS encoding deoxynucleoside kinase, giving the protein MTTLHGRYIAIEGVIGVGKTSLARVLAERFHARLVLEEPEANPFLPDFYKDPRRYAFQTQMFFLISRYKDLKDRVQPDLFHEGIVADYLFQKDRIFANLNLSDRELMLYDAIAPQLESEVPVPDLVVYLQASPEVIHERIKQRGRHYEKAMDPKYTATLAEAYNYFFFHYREAPLLTVNTDAMNFLDRPSDLEDLIARIASHREGSSYVTPGGSVEEAR; this is encoded by the coding sequence GTGACCACGCTCCACGGGAGGTACATCGCGATCGAAGGGGTGATCGGCGTGGGCAAGACGTCCCTCGCGCGGGTTCTCGCCGAGCGCTTCCACGCGCGCCTCGTGCTCGAGGAGCCCGAGGCGAACCCGTTCCTCCCCGACTTCTACAAGGATCCGAGGCGCTACGCGTTCCAGACCCAGATGTTCTTCCTGATCAGCCGCTACAAGGATCTGAAAGACCGCGTGCAGCCCGATCTCTTCCACGAGGGGATCGTGGCGGACTACCTCTTCCAGAAGGACCGGATCTTCGCGAACCTGAACCTGAGCGACCGCGAGCTCATGCTCTACGACGCCATCGCGCCGCAGCTCGAATCCGAGGTGCCCGTGCCCGACCTCGTCGTCTATCTCCAGGCGAGCCCCGAGGTGATCCACGAGCGCATCAAGCAGCGCGGGCGGCACTACGAGAAGGCGATGGATCCCAAGTACACGGCGACCCTCGCGGAAGCGTACAATTACTTCTTCTTCCACTACCGCGAGGCGCCGCTCCTCACGGTCAACACCGACGCCATGAACTTCCTGGATCGTCCCTCGGACCTCGAGGATCTGATCGCGCGAATCGCGTCCCATCGGGAAGGCTCGTCCTACGTGACTCCCGGCGGAAGCGTCGAGGAGGCGCGCTGA
- the folK gene encoding 2-amino-4-hydroxy-6-hydroxymethyldihydropteridine diphosphokinase: MTKSYVGIGSNLGEREFLIRKAVEALRELPRTSVIQVSSLYDTDPVGEVEQPPFLNAVVRLETELEARELLWHLLLIERRMGRVRTQRWGPRSIDLDLLFHGDEVIEEADLRVPHAEAHRRAFVLLPLQELDPDFVHPETGEAIRKMIRKLDPTPSVRKGGRFWY, encoded by the coding sequence GTGACCAAGTCCTACGTCGGGATCGGATCGAATCTCGGAGAGCGCGAGTTCCTGATCCGCAAGGCGGTCGAGGCCCTCCGCGAGCTGCCACGCACGTCGGTGATCCAGGTCTCCTCACTCTACGACACCGATCCGGTGGGCGAGGTCGAGCAGCCCCCGTTCCTGAACGCGGTCGTGCGGCTCGAGACCGAGCTCGAGGCGCGCGAGCTCCTCTGGCACCTGCTCCTGATCGAGAGGCGGATGGGGCGCGTGCGCACGCAGCGCTGGGGCCCGAGGTCGATCGACCTGGATCTCCTCTTCCACGGCGACGAGGTGATCGAGGAGGCCGACCTTCGCGTTCCGCACGCCGAGGCGCACCGTCGGGCCTTCGTGCTCCTCCCGCTTCAAGAGCTGGATCCCGACTTCGTCCATCCCGAGACGGGCGAGGCCATCCGGAAGATGATCCGGAAGCTCGATCCAACGCCCTCCGTGCGGAAAGGCGGCCGGTTCTGGTACTGA
- the folB gene encoding dihydroneopterin aldolase: protein MPPRRAPSPRPARVPSREVAAQPPRSRYDWLRLLGIQAYGHLGVTAKERELGQRVDVDVEIAYDPSERRADSIRHYIDYEEVGRVVRERIEQSSKKLIETLAEDLAAHLLSRFDTPLVRVRLRKLHIPVPDFSGVPEVEIERSRR from the coding sequence ATGCCTCCGCGTCGCGCGCCGTCACCTAGGCCCGCCCGCGTCCCGAGCCGCGAGGTCGCGGCTCAGCCCCCGCGCTCCCGCTACGACTGGCTCCGCCTCCTGGGAATCCAGGCCTACGGACACCTCGGAGTGACCGCCAAGGAGCGCGAGCTGGGACAGCGGGTGGACGTGGACGTGGAGATCGCCTACGACCCTTCCGAGCGCCGCGCCGACTCGATCCGCCACTACATCGATTACGAGGAGGTGGGACGGGTCGTCCGCGAGCGGATCGAGCAGTCCAGCAAGAAGCTGATCGAGACGCTCGCGGAGGACCTCGCGGCGCATCTCCTGAGCCGCTTCGACACGCCGCTCGTCCGCGTGCGGCTTCGCAAGCTCCACATCCCGGTCCCGGATTTCAGCGGCGTTCCCGAGGTCGAGATCGAGAGGTCGCGGCGGTGA